The sequence ACACacaccccaaaaaaaaaatttaaaaataattagtattatatatcaatttttattaaatgtatatatatcaaatttatCTATCCAACCTTACGTTATGCATTTAGCCTAGATGGTATGTGTTTTTCTCCAAAGCTTAGGAGACCATGGTTCGAATTCTTTTAtgcaaatttcaatttttttttatttttatttgttttgggcTCAAAGATTTATTTACACATCTTCAATTTCTTTAATTGGGTCAGTTTTAATGATTGAACACTAATGTCTATTATTAAGCCTTATTTAAATTGAATtgaagtatttttttattttcatgtaTTGACGTTAGCCGTTGATATTtcttataaaactaaaaaaaaattttgttaaatttttattttaactcaCTTTTTTTGGTACTGAAAAAGGTCTAAAAAattggttttaaaaatatacttCTCAACTTTAAAttacattttaaaaataaaatataaaatgacTCAAAAAATTAGGATTTTTATTAAGTTCAAATTTGATTTCGCTAATAATGACATATCTGTATGAACCTCGAACAAAAATTTctcaatcatttttttttatatatatctcACATTCATAcagaaaattttagaaaaataacgcatataccACAAGTCAAAAGAACAAAAATAATAGTCATCGCTGAAAATTGGTAGCTCCGACGACGCCACACATTGTCGTCACTTAATATATGGCCTCCCCAAACCTTATATCCTGGTCCTGGATCCGCCCCTGTCTATATCCTTATCATTTCTTACGATTTGCTTCTCCTCTTTCATAAATTTGTTTAAACACTCACATGCTGATTCTACCTTGtagcatatatatgtatatattgaaCAAAAAATGTTAAATTCATAAGGAAATAAGAGAAAGTGAAATCTACTTTCGGACGAAAACATGGCCGAACAGAATCAAAACATATGCATTTAAAAATATCGAAACCAAGTTACAAATTCAACTAAcgctggctctgataccaatgacGGAAAACTTAAACTCGAATATTTTGAGTCAAACTCAAATTTCTCGAATCGAATAACATTTAATTCGAGACAGAATCATTAATGTAGTTGAATTTACCAACCTTTCTTCCGACGAAATTAGCAATGCAATTGTCCGATACCGATCACGAACTGAAAGGAATCGAGTTCACAATCCAAATGCTTAAATAAATGTGATATGATTTTGGATGCAATATGGAATCAAATGTCTCAGCTCTCTCAATCTTCTGCCGATAATTACAAAATGGGAGTTggaagttgtttttttttttttccaatagaAATAACTACTCCCTCttataattcaaaattaaaccTTTGAATTATTTGGGTCAGGTCAGCCCTCATGGGCGACCCGTTGACCCATCTCTTTAATTTCTTACAAGAATGAAGCAAAAAATCGACCTATATACACTTGGAAGAATGGAAGACTAAATCGATTGATATATCTGCACTTGAGAGAATGCATGGTGGAGAGATCGGGTTTAAGTCAGATCAAATATCCCTaacaaacaaaatatttttatttggttCAACCTATTGCTTCTCAAGTTAGAAACCTTTTTTTGCAATCTATTACTTCATCGAAAAACATATGACCAAGTAAAATGTcactaaaaaaaaaagtgaattgAAGGCCTTTTTTTAATTGATATATAAAGTCTAAAGTGCATTTTACTTCATTAATTTTATAACTACAGTAGATAACTATATACTACTTCGACAATAGTTATCATCAAAGTAAGAAatgacaaaatattttatcaaatttctACTAATCTCcttcataacatatatataGCTAGAAAGAAGGAAAAGGTTTAACAATAAATATCAAAATAGCTTGGTTCAAtcgcaaatttgaatatatagtTTAAATCAATGCCCTTGCTCATTTTTTAATTGCATTTCAATGTATGGTACGAAAACGGTGTTTCATGAGATCTAGGAAAAAAAATATCTGAAACGGAAATATGATAATATTAATATCAAATGACTTGATATTGTTTACTGGTTCTGTAGTGAGATTAAttttatatagataaataatacttATAAGACTATTAAACTAATTTTATAGGATGTTGAATAATGATGCATAAACAATCACATGTTTACTTTAatggatcaattttgtgattAATACTATGATTAAATGACAAGTTACAATTTTGCCCTTtatgtataatatataatcttatttttagattttatttgtaaaattgggaTTGTGATTTTTAGTGaaaatgtaaattattattaatccacatgtaaattattttaattgaccaaaattattgagtataaatattatttattttttaaaaaaaattaataaattgagctaaaatttttggataaattctaatgaaatgtattaatcatatattaaattattaaattttttcatgttttataatttttaaatggaCCTTTcgtatatttaaattaaatgaaatctactaatatatcttaaagtatttgaaatttatatccatgttatataattttttaaaatgagattttcatatattatttttttgggaagtaaattaaGGATATTAGTGTAAAATTTTTCAATTAGAAACATAATGATTATTTATCACACcatttatttgtgataaatcatcaatgtttaaagtttaaattagGTAACTATGGAAGAGCTTTATGAGTTAATACGGGCCCTCAAAATGAAAGTAAACATTTGATTGCTTAGGATTATTAATACAATCATATACTTATCCTAGCAAGTAAACGCAACCTAATGATATATACAGAGAGAGTTTAAAATGAAATTACATAAATTATggaaacaattaaaaatataggAAGTCTTAatctattttattaacacaagtataaaaactaaattaaaattataaagcaTTTCTTGATAAAATTTTCAATCAAGAAgaagattaaaaaataaaacactaaCAAACCATGTATACCAACAATCCTCGTGTATTTGGGGGTTGGATAGGCAATCCtagctaaaaattttaaaataaaataaaatcgactatatatatatatatatatatatatatatatatttgctaATCGATCCAACGGCATTTAAAGTTTGTTAGGAGGGAGGAGCCACCTAGAGCCTTCAATAAAACCAAGACTGATGAATTGTTTAGCCTCCGCATCACTCAGTTTCTTGGTGAATCCTGCCCGTTTATCTTGAGCTGATCCTGGCCCTTTGTTGTTATATTCTCCAAAATAAACAGTCCTGCAAGcatgtatttaattatttattatattttaaatagaaatgaaaataaaaaaagagaCGACAGAAATtaatttcttgggattgtaattaCAAGTATCATGATCATCTTTCAAATAACATTTTATATTACATGATACAAATAAATTGTACGTGGACGTACTCCGATAGAAAAAGTGACAACACGAGGCAAATTAATTTCCCCTTTTTAACACGAAAGTTTAAGACCTACGTACGTACGTGGCCGATTCTAGTTACTTTGGGTCCAAGTTTTTGACATGCATGCAAATATGTAtgtatgcatgcaataaatataCAAAAACAAAACTACAACGTATACTCACTTGTTATTTTGTGAATCAAGATTGTTGAACCATCCTTCGGGGTTGACAGCATCACTAAATTCGGAGTATGCATACACAACCCTAGCATAAGGCATCCATGCCCTGCCGAGGTACGCGTGGTTGCCCGTGCCCGTCACCGTGCAATGCGCGAACACGTACCCGTTGCTCTCGTCTGCTTTGGTCCTAGCCTGCGCCGTGATCATCGCCATCCCACCCCCTGGAATCACATATGTCTCCGTATTCTATAAATGTAAGGAAATATTAACATTTAAATTAACCCTACATCGTACGTATTGAATATGTATATTTCTATACGTACATTAGGGTTTGTCGGTGTATATTTTACTTGACATGCATAAAATTAGTTGTATATCATGATGAAACGTTATATATGTTTGTTATTAGATTCGGTTGAATAATAATAGTAAATTAGAATCCACCGGTTCGGCAGACGGattactgtggattgttataaATACCATGGTTTTGCTAAACTTGCAAATCCTCCACTATTTAAATTTTTAggcaaaaagtaaaaaaaaaaaaaagcttaaAAATAAcatcattgttttttttttttttttttgtaacttGATATAATTGAAGAAGACGTATACCAAATATAGGGATCTTCCACTGCCAAAAATGAAATCAACAGTGCCTTCAATATAGCAGTCCTTGTAGAAATGTTTGCCTTTGTCATCACAAAGAGTATCTTGAAACCCATATATCTTGCAATTATAGAACGAAGCTTTGTCTCCGCCGATCCTCAGAGCCACCGCCTGCGCCCCCTGCCGGACTCCGTCTGGCCTAGGCGCAGAATTCTAACGAGAAAACAAGAAATTACCAAAGAAGGTACGTACcattaattatcaaattacaaataaaatatcGATCATGTGTAatttaattcattcaaataaagtaatatatataattcttgATGGAAAAATGTATTGATCAGGAACAGATACAAACCACAATTTTGACATTAACTGCGGTGAAATAATCGGATTCGACGATCAAAGTTGCACTATCCACGGTTCCATACTCAGCAGCGGTCCCGCCGTAGATCAAAGTGGGCATATTATTGGAGTAGTACTCCCCGTAGAGCGTAATAAAAGGCTTATACCTGTCAATCTTGATCTTTTCTGTGTAATTTCCAGGCCCAATCAACACAATAACACGATCTTTGTTGCCTGTGGGTACGCTTTTTATTGCATCATTTACAGTCTTGAAATCTCCACTGCCGTCGGTTCTGACTTTGATCACCTTGGCTCCGGCTTCCGCAGCTTCGAGGGCCGGGTCTAGAGACCCTTTTCGGGCTGAGATGGGCCCCACGTTTTTCTCGAACCAGCTGTTTAACTGTGAACTATCGGCGGGGATAAGTGTTGTGTCATCGGAACGAACAAAGGGTATTAGAAAGAGGACAAGGATTACAAGTTGCATGCATGCCATTATAATTCCACCCATTTTACTTTATCAGAATTTCTTTTTTGcttaaatgaaaatattcatatATAATATTGGTAATTTATATACAAATTTCATCTGTACACAAAAATCCTGAGATGAAGCGAGATTCAAGTGGGAATTCTCGTTTCTGGGTTGTTTTTGGCTAAACTTAGCTTAACTATTGATAGAGTTTATATATCTTTCTATTTCTCCGGGTAAATTAGGAGTCGAGCTCCATTCAAGAGGATGGATATATAGAATTATAAACTGATACATACGTGTATGTGTTATGTACACGGCCGGTGGATCCACGAAATTTGTTGGCCAAGCAAATAACCAAATATCACAAATATATTCATCATgtaacacaaatatatatatatatatatataatattgaattttaaataatatattgttaaATTTCAAACTTAACTTACAATTTGGCTCTACGATTTGACATTTTCTGAAAATAATTCATAATAATTTCATTCGACAAAGCTACGAAATATATCTTATTCAATATAAGTAATTAAACTatcattcaaatatattttgttGGGTAGTCAACCAAAGTCCAACTTTGGAAGATCAAGAGAAAGACCAAGAGTTAATATATGGAATGATATTTTCATTTGCATGAGGCCTTTTGAGTGGTTCCAAAATCAAAACCATGAGGGTTTGTGCTCAAAATGGACAATATCATACCAATGTGAGATATCCGGATTCCACTAATTAACAAATGACCCCATCTGTGGGAACGAGTCATGGTCTGATCGATCCAATGTGGGTGGAATCCTCGGAGACTTGAACGAAGGAGGGTGAGGGCTCCCGATAAAAATCCATGATAAGCTCGCAAGGGTGGTGCTCCCGGTATTTCATGTAAGGATTGTTGTAGTAAActgtatccagaattaatggtTAATGGTTAATTAATtgagtgatcatgtttagatcatgtaaaacatgattaagggatttctaAAAGAGtctaagaaattcaaaaatagatccaaaacacttgaaaatggtcgggaaggtttcGAGGGTTCGGAGAGATCGGATGCaccgaaccaggttcggagggtccgaacctaGAACAGAGCCAATACCTAAAGAACGGACACTCTgatgagttcggaggctccaatccTGAATGGACAAATGTCAATAATTCGTCATTGATGACGTCACTGAGGGGActttggacgctccgaaggtagatcggaggctccgaacttgtgTCGACAGGCGTCCTCTGGAAGCCAAACACTTGGTTGGCTGGGAGAGTTCGGACGCAGGGATCGGACTCTCCGATCCGAactcgagatcggacgctccgatctccgtctatataagggggtgccgagctcattttcaATGCGCACCTTTTCTCCTTTTCTCTCTTCTTCTTGTAGTCTTTTAGCTTTTAGGGgctttctaggcgtcctattggcgAGCCAGAAGTGGCTAGGATCTACGAGGCTAGTAGCGGAGTGGTGCCTAAGTTTTGATGGaaatcgccatcagcgggctgatgacggacgaaggtataacttttgcttcctaaaaatatttaggagtatgcaatagcttagttaaggcttttagagcttaaacattgatgcatggatatttgcattgtaaagctgatgataggcttggaacctaaaatgggactgctaggacttcCTTTAGTAAGGTAcctaagtactgaccgagatagccgacatgatatatgatatatgtgttgcatgtgtatgtgctatgtgtttaccatgtttttactgctttagcacatgcatgtttttatactAGACTACATCTCGTGAGAGGTGtgtcattgacagtttccatagggagaatgtatctcattttggactaGAGTCGGGTATTGgaagtttccatatgggacttgtatcctgttttggattcgggtcataATTTGGGAAGACTCGgtccctggttttgctatcactaggagcgaccacgacggtggagtagacacTATAATTGATgggtgaatatacgagtacccccgcGGACTAGCTATCTGGCAAGGTGCTGTATATTCATGGAGCCCCTGAGCATAATGTTTTACCTTTGTTTTAAATTCACTTATGTgctacatatattttatatatcattgctttcatattgagcgtAGTCACTCACGTCCAGGGttttgtatgtctggacaccccattcgatagGGCAGGTGCAGGCAGTGCGCCCAGTAGCTTGGAGAGGCCAGCGACCAGAGAAGACAAcatgattagctgtaggttttatttgcctttaggattaattattcgattgggttgtaaaatcgaatttgtttaaccggttgtattctgccggccACCGTTTATTTAAGCTTTCCGTAGCGTATTTCTGATTAAtgttaatttcatgcttaattaAGCGTTAATCTCTAATTagtagtggatctgggttgggtcgctacacgtGCGCTCCAACACATTGAAGAGGAGTGACCTCGATTGGAGGACGGATTGAGGATAGGCCCGGACCATATGAATAACGGTGGGACTTTGTTTGAGGGGAGAATTGTTGGGTAGTCAACCAAAGTTCCACATCGAAAGATCAAGGGGAAGACCATGAGTTAatatatggaatgatatctCCATTGGTATGAGGCCTTTTAGGTGGTTTCAAAAGCAAAACCATGAGAGCTCGTGCTAaaagtggacaatatcataccaATGTGAGATATCCGAATTCCATTGATTAACAT comes from Henckelia pumila isolate YLH828 chromosome 4, ASM3356847v2, whole genome shotgun sequence and encodes:
- the LOC140867053 gene encoding pectinesterase 2-like; translation: MACMQLVILVLFLIPFVRSDDTTLIPADSSQLNSWFEKNVGPISARKGSLDPALEAAEAGAKVIKVRTDGSGDFKTVNDAIKSVPTGNKDRVIVLIGPGNYTEKIKIDRYKPFITLYGEYYSNNMPTLIYGGTAAEYGTVDSATLIVESDYFTAVNVKIVNSAPRPDGVRQGAQAVALRIGGDKASFYNCKIYGFQDTLCDDKGKHFYKDCYIEGTVDFIFGSGRSLYLNTETYVIPGGGMAMITAQARTKADESNGYVFAHCTVTGTGNHAYLGRAWMPYARVVYAYSEFSDAVNPEGWFNNLDSQNNKTVYFGEYNNKGPGSAQDKRAGFTKKLSDAEAKQFISLGFIEGSRWLLPPNKL